Proteins encoded in a region of the Perognathus longimembris pacificus isolate PPM17 chromosome 11, ASM2315922v1, whole genome shotgun sequence genome:
- the LOC125359816 gene encoding olfactory receptor 2G3: MEWTNTSSLKGFILLGFSDHPQLESVLFIFVLFFYLLTLVGNFTIIILSYLDSSLHTPMYFFLRNLSLLDLCFTTSLAPQTLVNLRGPEKTITYGGCVVQLYISLALGSTECILLAVMALDRYAAVCKPLHYIVIMNPRVCQQLASLSWLSGLANSLIHATFTLQLPLCGNHMLDHFICEVPALLKLACVDTTVNELVLFIVSILFLIFPPTLILISYGFITQAVLRIKSVDARHKAFSTCSSHLTVVVIFYGTIIYMYLQPSDSYAQDQGKFISLFYTMVTPTLNPIIYTLRNKDVKEALKKLFSGKLCTLRT, encoded by the coding sequence ATGGAATGGACCAATACAAGTTCACTGAAGGGTTTCATCCTTCTAGGCTTCTCAGATCACCCTCAACTGGAGTCTGTGCTCTTTATATTTGTCCTTTTCTTCTACCTCCTAACTCTTGTGGGGAACTTCACCATCATCATCCTCTCCTATCTGGATTCATCTCTCCACACCCCTATGTACTTCTTTCTCAGAAACCTCTCCTTACTGGACCTCTGTTTTACCACCAGCCTTGCCCCTCAGACTTTGGTTAATCTTCGAGGACCAGAGAAGACTATCACTTATGGTGGTTGTGTGGTGCAGCTGTACATTTCTCTGGCACTAGGTTCCACTGAATGTATCCTCTTGGCTGTTATGGCCTTGGATCGCTATGCTGCTGTCTGCAAGCCCCTCCACTACATTGTTATCATGAACCCTCGGGTCTGCCAACAGCTGGCTTCCCTCTCCTGGCTCAGTGGATTGGCCAATTCTTTGATCCATGCTACCTTTACCTTGCAGTTGCCTCTCTGTGGCAACCACATGCTGGATCATTTCATTTGTGAAGTCCCAGCTCTCCTCAAGTTGGCTTGCGTGGACACTACTGTGAATGAGCTGGTGCTTTTTATTGTTAGTATCTTGTTCCTCATCTTCCCACCCACCCTCATCCTTATCTCATATGGCTTCATTACTCAGGCAGTGCTGAGGATCAAGTCAGTGGATGCCAGACACAAAGCCTTCAGCACCTGCTCCTCCCATCTCACAGTGGTGGTCATTTTCTATGGCACCATCATCTACATGTACCTGCAACCCAGTGACAGTTATGCCCAGGACCAAGGAAAGTTCATCTCTCTCTTCTACACTATGGTGACTCCCACCTTAAATCCCATCATCTACACATTAAGGAACAAGGATGTGAAAGAAGCATTGAAGAAACTTTTCTCAGGAAAACTGTGCACCTTAAGGACATGA